The Neisseria sicca genome includes a window with the following:
- the csm6 gene encoding CRISPR-associated ring nuclease Csm6, whose protein sequence is MCEEYALPAIRFDEDTIQIIADKSNVPLADIRTPEENDWAADQIVRFIYHLCSHEETELHVSIAGGRKSMGFYIDYALSLFGRSQDRLSHVLVEEAFEQHPEFYYPNKDDRFLNTKLGMRNAAEAKVMLADIPFVRMRENLSVPLLKDDWNYLEAVELTQRDLLQFDLEINVAERTICCGGAVFQLAHQDFAIYAAFAHFKKHQPNRCLHLTGRAKQDDVDFADEVLNFLVKVKPKLRSESAEAKAEVERQLKKFQSDKRVVQEVSSRLKKRLEDKLQGRAALFFIESIGEYNHKSYRLATDENLIRFV, encoded by the coding sequence TTGTGCGAGGAATATGCTCTGCCTGCCATTCGTTTTGATGAAGATACTATTCAGATCATTGCCGATAAATCAAATGTTCCTTTGGCAGATATCCGTACTCCTGAAGAGAATGATTGGGCCGCCGATCAAATCGTCCGGTTTATTTATCATTTATGCAGCCATGAAGAAACAGAATTGCATGTATCGATTGCAGGCGGTAGGAAATCAATGGGGTTTTATATCGACTATGCGTTGTCTTTGTTTGGCAGAAGCCAAGACCGTTTATCGCATGTTTTGGTGGAGGAAGCTTTCGAACAGCATCCTGAGTTTTATTATCCGAATAAAGATGACCGGTTTCTAAATACGAAATTGGGAATGAGGAATGCTGCGGAAGCTAAAGTAATGTTGGCAGATATTCCGTTTGTACGGATGCGTGAAAATTTATCTGTGCCGCTGTTGAAAGATGATTGGAATTATTTGGAAGCGGTTGAGCTGACGCAACGCGATCTTTTGCAGTTTGATTTGGAAATTAATGTTGCGGAGCGCACTATTTGTTGCGGAGGAGCTGTCTTTCAGCTGGCTCATCAAGATTTTGCTATTTATGCGGCTTTCGCTCATTTTAAAAAACATCAGCCAAACCGTTGTTTACATTTAACGGGTCGGGCTAAACAAGATGATGTGGATTTTGCGGACGAGGTATTAAATTTTTTAGTGAAGGTAAAGCCGAAATTGCGTTCGGAATCCGCTGAAGCTAAAGCGGAAGTTGAACGGCAGTTAAAAAAATTTCAATCCGATAAAAGAGTTGTCCAAGAAGTCAGCTCGCGTTTAAAAAAGAGGCTTGAAGACAAACTGCAAGGACGCGCAGCGTTGTTTTTTATTGAAAGTATAGGCGAATATAATCATAAGTCTTACCGGTTGGCGACGGATGAGAATCTGATTCGTTTTGTTTGA
- a CDS encoding histidine kinase produces MSFTFRFLNHLSLSSRLKLLTVLWVSSALLSVILTLVLSWRLQNAATVIEDAGNLRTQVYRLAYMVGEHAPRAQINNQIREFEQNLNRISQSNAIHPLMPSETPPAYDLIQSALIEDWKSNIQPVLRRYERPDQIKLYRFAANIELFLQAMEHANEKNTLWLRRFQMIMMGMIFAAAGLMIIWHYAWIIRPLETLRDGVKTISQGRFGVQIDTDQISEFAQVSKGFNQMSSRLKTLYTDLEGQVARQTQDLARQNRDLTLLYQTTRDLHQTFTPQQAAEEFLKRTLPAVSAEAGSIRLWDNERKRTDIVASIGLPDNSDDEPDTASDKSDKTEFKHAVFPISYQEEELGVLNLYFSDDLKPDHNDNELLRTLSGQLGVSIVNSRLEQERRLLAVLQERNLIAQGLHDSIAQALTFLNLQVQMLETAFYADQKEQAEENIRFIKDGVQECYEDVRELLLNFRTKISNKDFPEAVSTLLARFERQTKINVSAKWRDEGAALNDDEQLQIIFILQESLSNIRKHSLAHNVTVSIDNRQDFTLIIRDDGVGFDPAHLDALSGEHVGMGIMRERAQRIRAELEVSSKPDEGTTVTLTLPKQNRTFS; encoded by the coding sequence ATGTCCTTCACATTCCGTTTTTTAAACCACCTGAGCCTGTCTTCTCGCTTGAAGCTGCTGACCGTATTATGGGTTAGCTCTGCCCTTTTGTCCGTCATCTTGACTTTGGTGCTCTCTTGGAGGCTGCAAAACGCCGCTACTGTCATCGAAGACGCAGGGAATTTGAGAACACAGGTTTACCGCCTTGCCTATATGGTCGGCGAACATGCCCCAAGGGCGCAGATTAACAACCAAATTCGCGAATTCGAACAAAATCTCAACCGTATCAGCCAGAGCAATGCCATTCACCCGCTGATGCCCTCAGAAACACCGCCGGCTTACGACCTGATACAGTCCGCACTGATTGAAGACTGGAAATCGAATATACAGCCCGTCTTGCGCCGTTACGAGCGTCCCGACCAAATCAAGCTCTACCGTTTTGCAGCCAATATCGAACTGTTTTTACAGGCGATGGAACATGCCAATGAAAAAAACACCTTATGGTTGCGCCGCTTTCAAATGATTATGATGGGGATGATCTTTGCGGCAGCAGGACTGATGATTATCTGGCACTACGCATGGATTATCCGCCCTCTGGAAACATTGAGGGACGGTGTAAAAACCATCAGCCAAGGCAGGTTCGGCGTTCAAATCGACACTGACCAGATAAGCGAGTTCGCCCAAGTCAGCAAAGGCTTCAATCAAATGAGCAGCCGGCTGAAAACACTTTATACCGATTTGGAAGGACAAGTGGCACGGCAAACTCAAGATTTGGCGCGCCAAAACCGCGACCTGACCCTGCTCTATCAAACCACCCGCGATTTGCATCAAACTTTCACTCCCCAACAGGCAGCGGAAGAATTCCTCAAGCGAACCCTGCCCGCTGTTTCCGCAGAAGCGGGCAGCATCCGCCTTTGGGATAACGAACGCAAACGCACAGATATAGTGGCATCCATCGGACTGCCTGATAATTCGGATGATGAGCCAGATACTGCCTCGGATAAATCAGATAAAACGGAATTCAAACACGCCGTTTTCCCCATCAGTTATCAGGAGGAAGAGTTGGGCGTTTTAAACCTGTATTTTTCAGACGACCTTAAACCTGATCACAACGACAACGAACTGCTGCGCACATTGAGCGGACAATTAGGCGTTTCCATCGTCAACAGCCGCCTTGAGCAAGAACGCCGCCTGCTTGCCGTTTTACAGGAGCGCAACCTGATTGCCCAAGGCCTGCACGACAGCATCGCACAAGCATTGACTTTCCTGAACCTGCAGGTTCAAATGCTGGAAACTGCGTTTTATGCCGACCAAAAAGAACAAGCCGAAGAAAACATCCGCTTTATCAAAGACGGCGTACAGGAATGCTATGAAGACGTACGCGAACTTCTGCTAAACTTCCGTACCAAAATCAGTAACAAAGATTTCCCCGAGGCCGTTTCCACCCTACTCGCCCGGTTCGAAAGACAAACCAAAATCAACGTGAGCGCCAAGTGGCGCGACGAAGGAGCAGCGTTAAACGACGACGAACAATTGCAGATTATCTTCATCCTTCAGGAGAGCCTGTCCAACATCCGCAAACACTCTCTCGCCCATAACGTTACCGTCAGCATTGACAACCGTCAGGACTTCACGCTGATCATCCGTGACGATGGTGTAGGCTTCGATCCCGCCCATCTGGACGCGCTTTCCGGCGAACATGTCGGCATGGGCATTATGCGGGAACGTGCCCAACGAATC
- a CDS encoding molybdenum cofactor guanylyltransferase, which produces MKIFALILSGGQSDGVDKGLCPWQGKTLIDCVIDRIKPQVDHIAISANRNLESYALRSPHLLPDARQWRYLGGLAALCTAANDLQIASADWLLVVPCDMPDLPDDLVERFRTVSKKTPLCNAFYIETPVTPHYNVMFIRPQILQSAVPYLSSGLRTVRGWLQQQRARVLQFDHDDCFIRYGKSNNA; this is translated from the coding sequence ATGAAAATATTTGCGTTGATATTGTCAGGAGGACAGTCAGACGGCGTAGATAAAGGCCTCTGTCCCTGGCAGGGTAAGACGCTGATTGATTGCGTTATTGATAGGATTAAACCGCAGGTTGACCATATCGCCATCAGTGCCAACCGTAATTTGGAAAGTTATGCCCTTAGAAGCCCGCACCTGTTGCCGGATGCAAGGCAATGGCGGTATTTGGGCGGATTGGCTGCATTATGTACCGCTGCCAATGATTTGCAGATTGCCTCTGCCGACTGGCTTTTGGTTGTACCGTGCGATATGCCTGATTTACCTGATGATTTGGTAGAAAGATTTCGGACGGTTTCTAAAAAAACGCCTTTGTGCAACGCCTTTTATATCGAAACACCTGTAACGCCGCATTACAACGTGATGTTCATCCGTCCGCAAATTTTACAAAGTGCCGTACCTTATCTGAGTTCAGGATTAAGGACAGTGAGAGGGTGGTTGCAGCAACAGCGCGCCCGTGTCTTACAATTTGACCATGATGATTGTTTTATCCGTTACGGAAAATCAAACAATGCCTGA
- a CDS encoding acyl-CoA dehydrogenase family protein — MTHTESSAQPSTMDTAAFLKHIESAFRRIFSDDLNLMQYLPEDKWLALKQAGLLLPFLDKKHGGRKGSQFEIQEVLRIAGHYGVPVTLRTGIEGALVLQPLQEFGDEAQIAQGLEMIFKGEGGGLGITEPETSGAAIAREMQSYYEYTDDQTIYVNATKYWQGNSQSDFLLVAAKERKNGKLSKVINLLLVPKEYIRYEALTSEGLRAVRYAVNRIDAEMPSAAVMKLSQSDAAGLRAFQNIFIRSRLQLIGMTHGIMEYILENLNQYVRNDIKFVDYERREIQRRHQVSEILYRYVCHSVSPVAPVAHQLMEANIIKTLATEYTYAAAQMLQKLLGAKGFERGHTASNIAIDIRPFTIFEGPNDMLYAEIYDQFVRATAEEKEAGIKLDKNQTLLDRLQTDARFAAVARDYTLPEDIRSFLQEHTLTDACALQKVFIGKIIARLFVFVQTEHEDTAAFLLNDIRKDILDCRYCG; from the coding sequence ATGACACACACTGAATCAAGCGCGCAGCCGTCAACTATGGACACGGCTGCTTTTTTAAAGCACATCGAATCTGCATTCCGCCGCATTTTTTCAGACGACCTCAACCTCATGCAGTACCTGCCTGAAGACAAATGGCTTGCCTTGAAGCAGGCGGGTTTGCTGTTGCCCTTCCTCGACAAAAAACACGGCGGCCGCAAGGGTAGCCAGTTTGAAATTCAAGAAGTCCTGCGGATTGCGGGGCATTACGGCGTGCCCGTTACCCTGCGTACCGGCATCGAAGGCGCGCTGGTGTTGCAGCCTCTGCAAGAGTTTGGCGACGAAGCGCAAATCGCGCAAGGTTTGGAGATGATTTTCAAAGGCGAGGGCGGCGGTTTGGGTATTACCGAGCCCGAAACCTCCGGCGCGGCAATCGCCCGCGAAATGCAGTCCTACTACGAATATACCGACGATCAAACCATTTACGTCAATGCCACGAAATACTGGCAGGGCAACTCGCAAAGCGACTTCCTCCTCGTGGCCGCCAAAGAGCGTAAAAACGGCAAACTCTCCAAAGTCATCAACCTGCTGCTTGTTCCCAAGGAATACATACGCTACGAAGCCCTGACGTCCGAAGGTCTGCGCGCCGTCCGTTATGCCGTCAACCGCATTGATGCCGAAATGCCCTCCGCCGCCGTCATGAAACTCTCGCAGAGCGACGCCGCCGGTTTGCGCGCGTTTCAAAACATCTTTATCCGCAGCCGCCTGCAACTGATCGGCATGACGCACGGCATCATGGAATACATCCTTGAAAACTTGAACCAATACGTCCGCAACGACATCAAATTTGTTGATTACGAACGCCGCGAAATCCAACGCCGCCATCAGGTTTCCGAAATCCTTTACCGCTACGTCTGCCATTCCGTTTCGCCCGTCGCTCCCGTCGCCCATCAATTGATGGAGGCAAACATCATCAAAACCCTCGCCACGGAATACACTTACGCCGCCGCGCAAATGTTGCAAAAACTCTTGGGCGCGAAGGGTTTTGAACGCGGACACACCGCCAGCAATATCGCTATCGACATCCGTCCCTTCACCATCTTCGAAGGTCCGAACGATATGCTTTATGCCGAAATTTACGACCAGTTCGTCCGCGCTACCGCCGAAGAAAAAGAAGCAGGCATTAAGTTGGACAAAAACCAAACCCTGCTTGACCGCCTGCAAACCGATGCACGCTTTGCCGCCGTTGCCCGCGACTACACTTTGCCCGAAGACATCCGCAGCTTCCTGCAGGAACACACACTGACCGACGCCTGCGCCTTGCAAAAAGTCTTTATCGGCAAAATCATCGCCCGACTCTTCGTTTTCGTACAGACGGAACACGAAGACACCGCAGCTTTCCTGCTGAACGACATCCGCAAAGATATATTGGATTGCCGATATTGCGGTTGA
- a CDS encoding integrase core domain-containing protein: MNMHKNTRLTPHHRQAIWLAYTQGKESVTSLARRYQVSRVTIYRALKAARGRLLKPQTGTNNRFKQAKYGMKRLAKVERGIQEKLKKQAKRYNKSYPGELVHLDTKRLPLLKGQKATDKRDYLFVAIDDFSRELYAAILPDKTADSAAKFLTEHLIDPCPYLIECVYSDNGTEYKGSANHAFGVACYENGIGQKFTRVARPQTNGKAERVIRTLMEMWHEKQSFDSPEHRQKELCRFVNFYNTVKPHRSLNGDTPFEVLQAYFSQPVV; this comes from the coding sequence ATGAACATGCACAAAAACACCCGTCTCACCCCGCACCACCGCCAAGCCATTTGGCTGGCCTACACGCAGGGGAAAGAGAGCGTCACCTCCCTGGCACGCCGCTACCAAGTCAGCCGCGTCACCATTTACCGCGCCCTTAAAGCCGCAAGAGGCAGACTGCTCAAACCCCAAACCGGTACCAACAACCGTTTCAAACAGGCTAAGTACGGAATGAAACGCCTGGCCAAGGTAGAACGCGGCATTCAGGAAAAACTCAAAAAGCAGGCCAAACGCTACAATAAATCCTACCCCGGAGAACTGGTACATCTCGATACCAAACGGCTGCCGCTTCTCAAAGGGCAGAAAGCCACCGATAAGCGGGATTACCTGTTTGTCGCCATCGACGATTTCTCAAGGGAGCTATACGCCGCCATTTTGCCGGACAAAACCGCAGACAGTGCCGCCAAGTTTCTGACCGAACACCTGATTGATCCCTGCCCATATCTGATTGAGTGCGTTTACTCCGACAACGGTACGGAATATAAAGGCTCGGCCAACCATGCTTTCGGTGTAGCCTGTTACGAGAACGGGATTGGTCAAAAGTTTACCCGGGTTGCCCGTCCGCAGACCAACGGTAAGGCGGAACGGGTTATCCGTACCCTGATGGAGATGTGGCATGAGAAACAGTCGTTTGACAGTCCGGAACATCGGCAAAAGGAGTTGTGCCGCTTTGTTAATTTCTATAACACTGTGAAGCCGCACCGCAGTTTGAACGGCGATACGCCGTTTGAGGTCTTGCAGGCTTATTTTTCTCAACCTGTGGTGTAA
- the cas6 gene encoding CRISPR system precrRNA processing endoribonuclease RAMP protein Cas6 — MQQQNSILGINCLTTEILLKQLVRRTSTLATLYWQSLEADYPSLMQAAAHIKSSHQLQWLDWSRYSNRQQQQINLGGAIGNCRFQDLPLPFGQLLHIGQWLHIGKETVFGYGRYRIKEVNPCLTL, encoded by the coding sequence CTGCAGCAGCAAAACAGCATATTAGGCATCAACTGCCTTACCACCGAGATCCTACTCAAACAACTGGTCAGGCGCACATCCACACTCGCCACCCTATACTGGCAGAGCTTGGAAGCTGATTACCCAAGCTTGATGCAGGCCGCAGCACACATCAAAAGCAGCCATCAACTGCAATGGTTGGACTGGAGCCGCTACTCAAACCGCCAGCAACAGCAAATCAACTTAGGCGGAGCCATAGGCAATTGTCGATTTCAAGACTTACCGCTACCGTTCGGCCAGTTGCTTCACATCGGACAATGGCTGCACATAGGCAAAGAAACCGTATTCGGCTATGGACGTTACAGGATAAAAGAGGTTAATCCATGTTTAACTTTGTAA
- a CDS encoding Card1-like endonuclease domain-containing protein, translating into MLGIGSSVTEFYSGFDGRFSPSRGYFIGYGTNEKKAETLAEVMKNRCCVKVQIFDLNDEYDIQSVREEIFNLLLDIDKQKVALNVTDGTKLMAIGAYGMFRDEGYPVFYFTAKDNRILLLENNEQFVLQPSKIKIEDYLQLYGYPVRKGYKINHQTQRNLPKLWEELVKGINNFAEGLTALNYVISHSNDLTTDMPKVENQHQKNFNDLLRLLEENELLSQQNRKLHFPDLETKKYVAGGWFEDYVFDVIRKIPGVQDVALNVQIKNSDKNTNQHNELDVVVLANNVLHVLECKTANFSSNKKEADNALYKLETLKKLGGLKTRAALISYRETGGHGARNTIRDRAKGAQIELIERKDLPGLQKLLTNWMKNGNGIEKPGF; encoded by the coding sequence ATGCTTGGTATCGGATCAAGCGTTACCGAATTTTATTCCGGTTTTGACGGAAGATTTTCGCCCTCAAGAGGTTATTTTATTGGCTACGGAACCAATGAAAAAAAGGCGGAAACGTTGGCCGAAGTGATGAAAAACCGTTGCTGTGTTAAGGTTCAAATATTTGATTTGAATGATGAATATGATATCCAGAGTGTGCGTGAAGAGATTTTCAACCTGCTCTTAGACATTGATAAACAAAAAGTAGCTTTGAATGTTACAGACGGCACCAAATTAATGGCAATCGGGGCTTATGGCATGTTTCGTGATGAAGGTTATCCCGTATTTTATTTTACAGCTAAGGATAATCGGATTTTGCTTTTAGAAAATAATGAGCAGTTTGTATTACAGCCTTCAAAAATAAAAATTGAGGATTATTTGCAGTTATACGGCTATCCTGTTCGAAAAGGTTATAAGATTAACCATCAGACTCAACGGAATCTGCCTAAGTTATGGGAAGAATTGGTAAAAGGAATCAATAATTTTGCAGAAGGTTTGACTGCATTGAATTATGTTATTTCCCATTCAAACGATTTAACAACAGACATGCCAAAAGTAGAAAATCAGCATCAAAAAAATTTCAATGACTTATTACGTCTTTTGGAAGAAAATGAATTGCTATCCCAACAAAACAGAAAATTACATTTTCCAGATTTAGAGACTAAGAAGTATGTTGCTGGAGGTTGGTTTGAAGATTATGTATTTGATGTCATCCGCAAAATTCCAGGGGTTCAAGATGTTGCTTTAAATGTACAGATTAAAAATTCAGATAAAAATACTAATCAACATAATGAATTAGATGTAGTAGTGTTAGCCAATAATGTTTTGCATGTACTGGAATGTAAAACTGCTAATTTTTCAAGCAATAAAAAAGAAGCTGATAACGCCCTTTATAAGCTGGAAACCCTAAAAAAATTAGGCGGATTGAAAACCCGGGCTGCGCTGATTTCTTATCGTGAAACTGGTGGGCATGGTGCTAGAAATACGATACGTGATAGAGCTAAAGGCGCTCAAATTGAATTGATAGAACGCAAAGATTTACCAGGATTGCAGAAGCTATTGACCAATTGGATGAAGAATGGAAATGGAATAGAAAAACCTGGTTTTTAA
- the rnr gene encoding ribonuclease R yields MNKNIKSLNLREKDPFLKREKQRYEHPLPSREWIIELLEQKGVPSKIEVLARELSITEEEYEFFERRLKAMARDGQVLINRRGAVCAADKLDLVKCRVEAHKDGFGFAVPLTPTKDGDFVLYERQMRGIMHGDIVTVRPAGIDRRGRREGTVLDIVERAQSKVVGRFYMDRGVAILEAEDKRLNQSIVLEPDSVAYFKPESGQVIVGEIETYPEQNRPAVAKIIEVLGDYADSGMEIEIAVRKHHLPHQFSEACTKAAKKIPDHVRKSDLKGRVDLRDLPLVTIDGETARDFDDAVFAEKVGRNYRLVVAIADVSHYVRPDDAIDTDAQERSTSVYFPRRVIPMLPENLSNGICSLNPDVERLCMVCDMVITYAGNIKEYHFYPAVMRSHARLTYNQVWDWISDDLDHPHKAQIDTLYKLFKILQKKRFERGAVEFESVETQMLFDDNGKIEKIVPVVRNDAHKLIEECMLAANVCAAEFLIKNKHTALFRNHLGPTPEKLATLREQLGLLGLQLGGGDNPTPKDYAALAEQFKGRPDAELLQVMMLRSMQQAVYEPHCDGHFGLAYEAYAHFTSPIRRYPDLTVHRAIKAVLNQQTYTPSKSWQALGVHTSFCERRADDASRDVENWLKTYYMRDKVGEIFEGKISGMTNFGLFVTLDGIHIDGLVHISDLGEDYFNFHPEIMAIEGERSGIRFNMGDKVSVRVARADLDTSKIDLTLISGGTSGKKRRTKTTAPTGSKTKRKLTAKEIDDAMKTPVKQEKPAAKRRSKAQPANAPATSSENGKKKTAKAKPAAEKAKRKDKKPSKSVKIKVKTPDTAATKRKGRSKANG; encoded by the coding sequence ATGAACAAAAATATTAAATCTTTAAATTTACGAGAAAAAGACCCGTTTTTGAAACGGGAGAAACAACGTTACGAACATCCGCTGCCAAGCAGGGAGTGGATCATTGAATTATTGGAGCAAAAAGGCGTGCCGTCGAAAATCGAAGTCTTGGCACGCGAGTTGTCGATTACGGAAGAAGAATACGAATTTTTCGAACGTCGTCTGAAAGCGATGGCGCGGGACGGCCAGGTTTTAATCAACCGTCGCGGCGCGGTTTGCGCGGCAGACAAATTAGATTTGGTCAAATGCCGTGTCGAGGCGCACAAAGACGGCTTCGGCTTCGCCGTACCACTCACGCCCACCAAAGACGGCGATTTTGTTTTATATGAACGCCAAATGCGCGGCATCATGCACGGCGACATCGTTACCGTCCGCCCTGCCGGCATCGACCGCAGAGGCCGCCGCGAAGGAACGGTTTTAGATATTGTCGAACGCGCGCAAAGCAAAGTGGTCGGGCGTTTCTATATGGATCGCGGCGTGGCGATTTTGGAAGCGGAAGACAAACGCCTGAATCAAAGTATCGTCTTGGAACCTGACAGCGTCGCGTATTTCAAACCCGAATCCGGTCAGGTCATTGTCGGCGAAATCGAGACTTATCCCGAGCAAAACCGCCCTGCCGTAGCTAAAATCATTGAAGTATTGGGCGATTATGCCGACAGCGGTATGGAAATCGAAATCGCCGTGCGCAAACACCATTTGCCGCACCAATTCAGCGAAGCGTGTACCAAAGCCGCGAAAAAAATCCCCGACCATGTTCGCAAAAGCGATTTGAAAGGCCGCGTCGATTTGCGCGATTTGCCTTTGGTCACCATAGACGGCGAAACGGCGCGCGATTTCGACGATGCTGTGTTTGCCGAGAAAGTCGGACGCAATTACCGTTTGGTCGTGGCAATTGCCGATGTCAGCCATTATGTCCGCCCCGATGACGCTATCGACACAGACGCTCAGGAACGCAGCACCAGCGTTTACTTCCCGCGCCGCGTGATTCCGATGCTGCCGGAAAACCTGTCCAACGGCATCTGCTCGCTCAATCCCGATGTCGAGCGTTTGTGCATGGTGTGCGATATGGTCATCACTTATGCGGGCAATATTAAAGAATACCACTTCTACCCTGCGGTTATGCGTTCGCACGCCCGTCTGACTTACAACCAAGTCTGGGATTGGATTTCAGACGACCTAGACCACCCGCACAAAGCCCAAATCGACACCCTTTACAAACTCTTCAAAATCCTTCAGAAAAAACGCTTCGAACGTGGCGCAGTGGAATTTGAAAGCGTTGAAACCCAAATGCTTTTCGACGACAACGGCAAAATCGAAAAAATCGTACCCGTGGTCCGCAACGACGCCCACAAGCTGATTGAAGAATGTATGTTGGCAGCGAACGTCTGCGCGGCAGAGTTCCTGATAAAGAACAAGCACACCGCCCTCTTCCGCAACCATTTAGGCCCGACACCCGAAAAACTTGCTACCCTGCGCGAGCAGCTCGGCTTATTGGGTTTGCAACTGGGCGGCGGCGACAACCCGACACCGAAAGACTATGCCGCACTTGCCGAACAATTCAAAGGCAGACCCGATGCCGAATTGCTGCAAGTCATGATGCTGCGCTCCATGCAGCAGGCAGTTTACGAACCGCATTGCGACGGACACTTCGGCCTTGCCTACGAGGCATACGCCCACTTCACCTCCCCCATCCGCCGCTATCCCGACCTGACCGTACACCGCGCCATCAAAGCCGTGTTGAACCAGCAAACCTACACGCCAAGCAAAAGCTGGCAGGCTTTGGGCGTGCATACCTCGTTCTGCGAACGCCGCGCCGACGATGCCAGCCGCGACGTGGAAAACTGGCTGAAAACCTATTACATGCGCGATAAAGTCGGCGAAATATTCGAAGGCAAAATCTCCGGCATGACCAACTTCGGCCTCTTCGTTACCTTGGACGGCATCCACATCGACGGCTTGGTACACATCAGCGATTTGGGCGAAGACTATTTCAACTTCCATCCCGAAATCATGGCGATAGAAGGCGAACGCAGCGGCATCCGTTTCAACATGGGCGACAAAGTCAGCGTCCGAGTGGCGCGCGCCGATTTGGACACCAGCAAAATCGACCTGACCTTGATCAGCGGCGGCACCAGCGGCAAAAAACGCCGCACTAAAACCACCGCCCCAACCGGCTCGAAAACCAAACGCAAACTGACGGCGAAAGAAATCGACGACGCGATGAAAACACCTGTAAAACAGGAAAAACCCGCCGCCAAACGCCGCAGCAAAGCCCAGCCTGCCAACGCACCGGCAACGTCATCTGAAAACGGCAAAAAGAAAACCGCCAAAGCCAAACCGGCAGCGGAAAAAGCCAAACGCAAAGACAAAAAGCCAAGCAAAAGCGTGAAAATCAAGGTAAAAACCCCGGATACCGCGGCAACCAAGCGCAAAGGTAGAAGCAAGGCTAACGGCTGA
- a CDS encoding VIT1/CCC1 transporter family protein, whose amino-acid sequence MYSQHSERHFSNRNNWLRASVLGANDGLISTASLLTGVAAAAPDFQTLLLTGVSALIGGAVSMAAGEYVSVSSQSDTEKADLHKERYELEANPDAELAELTEIYRRRGLSDALAAEVAQALMEHDALSAHARDEIGITETSAAKPMQAALASAGSFCAGAILPLLVTLTSPAALIPTLAATTLCGLAALGYASAKLGGAPVVPAVLRVCLWGVAALAVTGLIGKLAGVAV is encoded by the coding sequence ATGTATTCACAACACAGCGAACGCCATTTCAGCAACCGCAACAACTGGCTGCGCGCGAGCGTATTGGGCGCGAACGACGGACTGATTTCCACCGCCTCGCTGCTGACGGGCGTCGCAGCAGCCGCCCCCGATTTCCAAACCCTGCTGCTGACGGGCGTTTCCGCCCTGATCGGCGGCGCGGTTTCGATGGCGGCGGGAGAATATGTTTCCGTATCCAGCCAGTCGGACACAGAAAAAGCCGATTTACACAAAGAACGCTACGAATTGGAAGCCAATCCCGATGCCGAACTGGCAGAACTGACCGAAATCTACCGCCGCCGCGGTTTGTCCGACGCGCTTGCCGCCGAAGTCGCGCAAGCATTGATGGAACACGACGCGCTCTCCGCCCATGCACGCGACGAAATCGGCATCACCGAAACCTCCGCCGCCAAGCCCATGCAGGCCGCGCTTGCCTCCGCAGGTTCGTTCTGCGCCGGCGCCATACTGCCGCTGCTGGTCACACTAACCAGCCCCGCCGCCCTTATCCCTACGCTGGCGGCAACCACTTTATGCGGACTCGCCGCGCTGGGCTACGCCTCCGCCAAACTCGGCGGCGCACCCGTCGTCCCCGCTGTCTTGCGCGTGTGCCTGTGGGGCGTGGCGGCATTGGCGGTAACCGGTCTTATCGGCAAACTGGCGGGCGTGGCGGTTTGA
- the csx16 gene encoding CRISPR-associated protein Csx16, with the protein MIYFVSRHQGAVEWIQHQTEWKVDCFLPHLDTVKIEAGDVVLGTLPLHLAAEVCKKGAAFYFLQLPQKLQLRGSEYSVDEMNGMGACLRRFDVRAWD; encoded by the coding sequence ATGATTTATTTTGTATCACGTCATCAAGGGGCAGTTGAGTGGATTCAGCATCAAACCGAGTGGAAGGTTGATTGCTTCCTGCCGCATTTGGATACGGTAAAGATCGAAGCCGGTGATGTGGTATTGGGAACGTTGCCTTTGCACTTGGCGGCAGAGGTATGTAAGAAGGGTGCGGCTTTTTATTTTCTGCAACTGCCGCAGAAATTACAGTTGCGGGGTTCGGAATATTCTGTCGATGAAATGAACGGAATGGGCGCATGTTTGCGTCGTTTTGATGTTCGGGCGTGGGATTGA